One window of the Trifolium pratense cultivar HEN17-A07 linkage group LG2, ARS_RC_1.1, whole genome shotgun sequence genome contains the following:
- the LOC123905190 gene encoding uncharacterized protein LOC123905190 → MPTKDRSEVLKVLKKRVRRRRGGDDVNRSCTVSRQVPSGESSSSGSINNDWTNWVAVQGNDHMAVDDVWGIGKAIGLKFKGDNETKLQICDVLLCSSLWGSSSHGFSFRPSVGASGGILTLWDSSEVEMWWTESREHVLWCHGRFTKSGEEFFVANIYAPCDVLVKQRLWESISERLQSLAGKRVCVCGDFNVVKCVEERRSVRGGHRSLDHVPFSRFIEDNSLVDLPLIGRKFTWFKGDGVSMSRLDRFLLSEEWCFVWPNCRQVARLRGLSDHCPLVLSANEDDWGPRPSRMLKCWKDVPGYHSFVREKWNSFQVVGWAGHVLKEKFKLIKAGLKEWHRVHTHNLPSRIDSLKARLSALDVKGEEEALSEEELMEFHGVSSDIQSLSRLHASISWQQSRSLWLKDGDANSKYFHSVLASRGRRNAMSVIQVDGITIEGVEPIRQAVFSHFESHFKASNVDRPGVEDLQFKKLNHAENGSLIKPFTEAEVKSAVWDCDSFKSPGPDGINFGFIKDFWAELRGDIMRFLSEFHRNGKLAKGINSTFIALIPKVDSPQRLNDFRPISLVGCLYKILAKVLANRLRLVIGSVISEAQTAFVKDRQILDGILIANEAVDEARKTRKELMLFKVDFEKAYDSVDWGYLDDIMRRMSFPTLWRKWIRGCVCTATSSVLVNGSPTDEFPLRRGLRQGDPLSPFLFLLAAEGLNVLMEAMVERNLFQGYSFGEQGMASIPFLYLGLQIGGDPRRLNFWDPVLHRIKNRLSGWKSRFLSFGGRLVLLRSVLSSLPVYALSFFKAPSGIISSIESLFIKFFWGGCEDSRKISWVSWNSVSLPKESGGLGVRRLREFNQALLGKWCWRLLVDGGGLWFRVLAARYGVEGGRIQDGGRRGSLWWREIVRIREGGDEPGGRWFGEHVVRRVGDGSETFFWTDPWVDGTPLCERFGRLFVLTANKYCTVAEMGALGWGVDGGAWVWRRQLRAWEEEMLGECQALLSNISLQAISLDRWQWQPDPNTGYTVRGAYQLLISHALGTMDAADNLIWHSQVPLKVSILAWRLLRDRLPTRVNLVTRRVLSPTAHMCVFGCGEAESAHHLFISCGFVGSLWDLVRSWIDIPLVDFVSLRDHFIQFTSSAGESRARRSFLQLIWLACVWVVWTERNHRLFRGSAVMPHVLLDKIKLFSFRWLKPTNITLALNYHSWWSSPRSCLGFV, encoded by the exons ATGCCAACCAAGGATCGTAGCGAGGTTCTAAAAGTGTTGAAGAAACGTGTCCGTCGGCGCAGGGGTGGGGATGATGTCAATCGCTCGTGTACAGTGAGTCGCCAAGTTCCCAGTGGAGAGTCTTCCTCATCCGGATCCATTAATAATGATTGGACGAATTGGGTGGCTGTTCAAGGGAACGATCACATGGCAGTGGACGATGTCTGGGGTATAGGGAAGGCGATAGGGTTGAAGTTTAAGGGAGACAAC GAGACAAAGTTACAAATCTGCGATGTTCTTCTTTGTTCAAGTCTGTGGGGTAGTTCCTCTCATGGGTTTTCCTTTAGACCATCGGTGGGGGCTTCAGGCGGGATTTTAACTTTGTGGGATTCTTCTGAGGTGGAGATGTGGTGGACAGAGAGTCGAGAGCATGTGTTGTGGTGCCATGGTCGATTCACTAAGTCTGGTGAGGAGTTTTTTGTGGCAAATATCTATGCTCCTTGTGACGTTTTGGTTAAGCAACGGTTGTGGGAGTCTATTTCGGAGCGACTCCAGTCGTTAGCGGGGAAGAGAGTGTGTGTTTGTGGGGATTTTAATGTTGTGAAATGTGTGGAGGAAAGACGATCGGTACGGGGAGGGCACCGTTCGTTAGATCACGTTCCTTTTAGTCGGTTTATCGAAGATAACTCCTTGGTAGATCTTCCCTTGATTGGTCGTAAATTTACTTGGTTTAAAGGGGATGGTGTTTCAATGAGTCGTTTAGATAGATTTCTTCTTTCTGAGGAATGGTGTTTTGTTTGGCCTAATTGTAGGCAGGTAGCCAGGTTGAGAGGGTTATCTGATCATTGTCCGCTGGTCTTATCTGCGAATGAGGATGATTGGGGACCTCGCCCGTCTAGGATGCTTAAGTGTTGGAAGGATGTGCCCGGATATCACTCGTTCGTGAGAGAGAAGTGGAACTCGTTCCAGGTCGTTGGCTGGGCCGGTCATGTGCTCAAGGAAAAATTTAAGTTAATTAAGGCAGGTCTGAAAGAGTGGCATAGGGTTCACACTCATAACCTTCCTAGTCGTATTGATTCGTTGAAAGCTAGGCTTTCGGCCCTAGATGTGAAAGGTGAGGAAGAGGCTCTTTCTGAGGAGGAGTTAATGGAGTTTCATGGGGTTTCGTCGGATATCCAATCGCTCTCGCGGTTGCATGCTAGCATTAGTTGGCAACAATCCCGTTCTTTGTGGCTTAAGGATGGAGATGCTAACTCGAAGTATTTTCATTCGGTTCTGGCGAGTCGTGGTCGAAGGAATGCCATGTCAGTTATTCAGGTAGATGGGATTACTATTGAGGGCGTTGAACCGATTAGACAGGCAGTGTTTTCGCATTTTGAGTCCCACTTTAAGGCTTCAAACGTGGATCGGCCCGGGGTGGAGGATCTTCAGTTTAAAAAGTTAAACCATGCGGAGAATGGTAGTCTAATCAAACCTTTTACGGAGGCAGAAGTGAAATCCGCAGTGTGGGATTGTGACAGTTTTAAGAGCCCTGGTCCTGATGGGATAAATTTCGGTTTCATAAAAGACTTCTGGGCGGAGTTGCGGGGTGACATTATGCGTTTTCTTTCTGAATTTCACCGGAATGGAAAGCTTGCTAAGGGTATTAATTCCACATTCATAGCTCTGATTCCTAAAGTTGATAGTCCCCAAAGGTTGAACGATTTTCGGCCTATTTCGCTTGTGGGATGCCTCTACAAAATTCTGGCAAAGGTTTTAGCGAATAGGTTGCGTCTTGTGATTGGAAGCGTGATTTCTGAGGCTCAGACGGCTTTTGTTAAAGACAGGCAAATCCTTGATGGCATTCTGATCGCAAATGAGGCAGTGGACGAGGCGAGAAAGACTAGAAAGGAACTTATGTTGTTTAAGGTTGATTTTGAGAAAGCTTACGACTCGGTGGATTGGGGCTATCTGGATGACATTATGAGGAGAATGTCTTTCCCTACCCTATGGAGGAAGTGGATTAGAGGGTGTGTTTGTACGGCTACGTCATCCGTTTTGGTTAATGGTAGTCCGACGGATGAATTCCCCCTTAGACGTGGTCTTAGGCAAGGTGATCCGTtgtctccttttctttttctcttggcTGCTGAGGGTCTCAATGTGTTAATGGAGGCTATGGTAGAGCGTAATCTGTTTCAAGGGTATAGCTTTGGCGAGCAGGGTATGGCGTCA ATTCCTTTCCTTTATTTGGGTCTTCAGATCGGGGGCGATCCGAGGCGTTTGAATTTTTGGGACCCGGTGTTACATCGAATAAAGAATAGATTATCTGGGTGGAAGAGCCGCTTCTTGTCTTTTGGTGGCCGTTTGGTTCTGTTGCGATCTGTTTTGTCCTCTctacctgtctatgctctttccttcttcaaagctccttcaggtatcatttcctctattgaatctctttttattaaatttttttggggggggtgtgaggattctaggaaaatttCTTGGGTGAGTTGGAATTCTGTTAGCTTacctaaggagagtggaggtttgggggtcagGAGGTTGCGGGAGTTTAACCAGGCATTATTGggcaagtggtgttggaggttgTTGGTAGATGGCGGGGGACTTTGGTTTAGAGTGTTGGCAGCTAGGTATGGGGTTGAGGGAGGCAGAATTCAGGATGGAGGTCGGAGGGGGTCtctgtggtggagggagatagtTCGTATTAGGGAGGGAGGAGATGAGCCAGGTGGTAGGTGGTTCGGGGAGCATGTGGTGAGGAGGGTGGGGGATGGGTCAGAGACTTTTTTCTGGACcgatccctgggtggatggTACTCCGTTGTGTGAGCGTTTTGGGCGTTTGTTTGTTTTAACGGCAAACAAATACTGCACGGTAGCTGAGATGGGGGCTCTAGGGTGGGGCGTAGATGGAGGAGCGTGGGTGTGGCGGAggcagttgagggcgtgggaggaggagatgttgggggagtgtcaggcTTTACTTTCTAACATTTCCTTGCAGGCTATTTCTTTGgacaggtggcagtggcagcCTGATCCTAACACAGGTTATACTGTTAGGGGGGCTTATCAGCTCCTGATATCTCATGCTTTGGGTACTATGGATGCTGCGGATAATCTTATTTGGCActctcaggttcctttgaaggtttccattcttgcgtggcgtttattgcgtgacaggttgcccacGAGAGTGAATCTGGTTACTCGTCGGGTTTTATCTCCTACAGCTCACATGTGTGTTTTTGGGTGTGGTGAGGCTGAGTCGGCTCATCATTTATTCATATCTTGTGGTTTTGTTGGctctctttgggatttagtgcGGTCATGGATTGACATTCCTTTGGTGGATTTTGTTTCTTTGCGCGATCACTTTATTCAGTTCACATCATCAGCAGGCGAATCCCGAGCGCGCCGCTCTTTCCTTCAGCTCATCTGGCTTGCTTGCGTTTGGGTTGTATGGACGGAGAGAAATCATCGACTGTTCCGAGGATCAGCAGTTATGCCCCAtgttttgttggacaagatcaagctgttttcttttaggtggttgaagccGACGAATATtacgttagctttaaactaccatagctggtggtctagtcctcgTTCTTGCTTGGGATTTGTATGA
- the LOC123911370 gene encoding E3 ubiquitin-protein ligase ATL4-like, which yields MENTTNSPPNNSSSHNLLITITVFTVTVTVFLILYLILRYRCNCLRRRSSPSSSTVFSSSSSGNRISPETETTSSSIVDSLPLFTFSSITRRSSSVVSLDCAVCLSKFEQTDLLRLLPLCCHAFHTECIDAWLRSNLTCPLCRSAVVVSESELMKIFRPSSASSGNSFRLEIGNVSNRRGDGTAASNNVSGETDRRLYSVGAFEYFVDEEAEIPFGHTNRRIVSGEKDDSPASEVPVVSQASLVGEGSWLKDYVDNLSNLVSFGGSGRFFTGSSRRNDVVGVDYEVQANHGFGEEITEMFRWISGV from the coding sequence ATGGAAAACACCACCAATTCTCCACCAAACAACTCTTCCTCACACAACCTTCTCATAACAATAACGGTTTTCACCGTTACCGTCACCGTTTTCCTTATTCTCTACCTTATACTCCGTTACCGTTGCAATTGCCTCCGTCGCCGTTCCTCTCCGTCATCCTCCACAGttttctcctcctcctcctcggGAAATAGAATTTCGCCGGAGACGGAGACAACTTCGTCTTCTATAGTTGATTCTCTCCCGTTGTTCACATTCTCTTCCATCACACGCCGTTCTTCCTCCGTCGTCTCCCTCGATTGCGCCGTTTGTTTGTCCAAGTTTGAACAAACCGATCTCCTCCGTCTCCTCCCTCTCTGCTGTCACGCGTTCCACACCGAATGTATCGATGCTTGGCTTCGTTCGAATCTTACGTGTCCACTTTGCCGATCAGCCGTCGTTGTTTCAGAGTCCGAGCTTATGAAGATTTTCCGGCCGTCTTCTGCTTCTTCCGGAAACAGCTTCCGTTTGGAGATAGGAAACGTCAGTAACCGTCGTGGAGACGGAACCGCCGCGTCTAACAATGTCAGTGGAGAAACTGATCGGAGATTGTACTCCGTCGGTGCGTTCGAGTATTTCGTTGACGAGGAAGCGGAGATTCCGTTTGGTCACACTAATCGGAGAATTGTTTCCGGTGAGAAAGATGATTCTCCGGCGTCGGAGGTTCCGGTGGTTTCTCAGGCGAGTTTGGTCGGTGAAGGTAGTTGGTTGAAGGATTATGTTGATAATCTATCGAATTTGGTTTCATTTGGAGGTTCTGGAAGGTTCTTCACTGGGAGCAGTAGACGAAACGACGTCGTTGGTGTTGATTATGAAGTTCAAGCTAATCATGGTTTTGGGGAAGAAATTACGGAAATGTTTAGATGGATTTCAGGAGTTTGA